The sequence GATCAGTCCTTGCAGGTTCAGGCGTGTGTGAACGTCCAGAACGGGGGCGGGGGAGGATGGCGATCCATCTTCGCGCCCCGATTGAGGTCCCTGGATCTGCTGATCGCCGCCCCGAGCGACCCCGCCGGCCTGGCGGGCTGGGGGGATGTGGCCTTTGCCCAGAGCCTGCAGCGGGCCCTGCGCGGCTGTGGCCTTGCCACACGCCTGCTGTTTCGCGACACCTACGAAAGCGCCACCCCCCCTCCCGCCGGCACCGGGCTGCTGCTGCTGCGGGGCAAGTTCCGTCCCCGCCCCGAGTGGCTCAGCCAGGCCACCTACTGCACCCGTCTGCTCTGGCAGATCAGCTGGCCGCTGGACATCAGCGCCGCGGAACTAGCCAGTTACGATCGGGTGTTAGTGGCTTCTGCCCAGGACCGGCAGCGCCTGGCCTACCTGAGCGGCAAGCCCACCCATGTGCTGCCCCAGGCCACGGACTTCCGGATGGCCGGTTCCCCGCGGCAGCCCAGCCGGGGGCTGCTGTTCGTGGGCAACACCCGTGGCTTGGTCCGGCCCCTGGTGCTGGGCTTCGGCCGCAGCGGGCTGCCGCTCACCCTGATCGGCAGCGGCTGGGAGGCCTACGGCCTGAGGGCGGAGCGGCAGAGCATCAGCAACCACGCCCTGCCGGCTCTCTACGGCGAGTGCCTGGCGGTGCTCAACGACCACCACGGCGCCATGCGTGATTTCGGCTATCTCAACAACCGGGTCTTCGATGTGCTGGCCTGCGGGGTGCCGGTGATCACCGACGTGGCGCCAGGCTGCCCTGAAGCGCTGCTGCCGGGGATCGTCGTGCATGGCCCCGATGACGACCCCCAGGCCACGCTGGCTGAGGTGATGCGCCGCCGCTCCAAGCCTGGACTGCTGCAATGGGTCAGCGGGGTCGTGGCCCGTGAGCACAGTTTTCAGGCCCGGGCCGAGGCGTTGCTGGCGGCCTGCGGCCTTGGCTCAGGATTGGCTGACGCTGGCGGTTGGACGCGAGGGGCTGCCCTGGCTGCCCCCGCCGACCTCGGACCCTGAGGGGAAGCCGGCCTGTTGGAGCAGCTGCTCCACTTCGGCGATGTAGAGCTGAAACCCCTCCAGCTGCAGGGCCTGGGCCCGTAGCTCTTCGGGGAATTCGACGATCGGATCCGGCAGGCCAGCCTTGGCGTCCCGACGCAGTTTGAGGCTGGCGGCCTCGGCCATGAGCTCATCAAACCTGGGGAAGTCCGGGTCCTGAAGCAGGGCTCTGCTGAGCTCTCTAGCCGCGACCACGCCCTTTCTGTTGGCCAGAAGCTCCTGGACGCGGGTCAGCTTGGCCTTGCGCCAGCTGCGCCA is a genomic window of Cyanobium sp. NS01 containing:
- a CDS encoding glycosyltransferase, whose protein sequence is MRSLDLLIAAPSDPAGLAGWGDVAFAQSLQRALRGCGLATRLLFRDTYESATPPPAGTGLLLLRGKFRPRPEWLSQATYCTRLLWQISWPLDISAAELASYDRVLVASAQDRQRLAYLSGKPTHVLPQATDFRMAGSPRQPSRGLLFVGNTRGLVRPLVLGFGRSGLPLTLIGSGWEAYGLRAERQSISNHALPALYGECLAVLNDHHGAMRDFGYLNNRVFDVLACGVPVITDVAPGCPEALLPGIVVHGPDDDPQATLAEVMRRRSKPGLLQWVSGVVAREHSFQARAEALLAACGLGSGLADAGGWTRGAALAAPADLGP